DNA from Opitutus sp. ER46:
ATTCGACCACTGCCCTTGAGAAATGTCGTTTCCAAGAGCCCAACCATCGGCGCCAGCTCCAACTACCGTCGCGACTTTGCCAATGGTGGACCACTTAGCGGCCCGGTTTGGATAGTACGTCATTTCGCCTTGGAGCGATCTGCCTGTACGCTCAACCGTCTTTAAGAGGTAATCTGCTCTTGCGCCGGCGCCGAGCGAAGACAAAGCGGATGTAACACTAGTCAAATCTACGGGATCGATCGCGTCGAGCAAACCACCGAAGCCGCTGTACTCACCGCCTTGTCCGAACCGTCTGTCGTACTTTGCCTGTGTATTTTGAGCGGCTGCAAGTTGCGCCTTCAGGGTCGCGCAGTCTGGTTTGTTTGGGGCGTTGCCAGAAATGTCCCCGATCGGACCAACGACGATAATACCCGGGCTCCCAAAGTCATAGTCGTACATATCACCAAGGGAGAAGCCGATAATTCCGCCGGTCTCAGGTGGCCGCTTAGCCTTAACCTCAAACGGCTTCAGTTTAGTTATTTCATCTTCAGAGCCCATCCCGAGAATGTCTGTCTGATTGATCGGGTCGTTTGCCACAAACCCATACAGATTAGGGCCGCCGGCGGCGCCGATGGGGTCGCGGCTGATGAACCGGCCCAGGCTCGGCGAATAATACCGCCGGCCGTAATACACCAAGCCCGACTCCTCATCCGTGAACTTCGTCGCGTGCCGGAACGGGTTCGTCGTCGCGTACGTCCCCTCCGCGCGCATCCGCTCGCCAAACGGGCCGTACTCATAGACCGCCGCCGGGCTGCCGTCGCTGCTCATTAGCGCTGCCACGTTGCCGCCGCCGTCATACGCCGGCAGATACGCCGTCGCCGTCCCGGTGTGATCGACCATCTGCACCAGCGCTCCGATCCCACCCGTCGCATTCAGCGAACTCGCCAGGTCCAGCCCCCAAACATACGTCCGTTGCAGCGCGTCGGAGGCA
Protein-coding regions in this window:
- a CDS encoding RHS repeat-associated core domain-containing protein, giving the protein MNGTVDQAAKVLVDGILAGRQQTYWAGEAFLDNANGPAYDANVQIKAVKPGATDTKQTTTVAAFLPPATETLTYDEDGNLKSDGRWAYTWDAENRLVEMKTTDAAAAAGLPARRLEFRYDSLGRRIGKVVSTKSGTTWTAIQDLRFVYQGWNLIAEVNASDALQRTYVWGLDLASSLNATGGIGALVQMVDHTGTATAYLPAYDGGGNVAALMSSDGSPAAVYEYGPFGERMRAEGTYATTNPFRHATKFTDEESGLVYYGRRYYSPSLGRFISRDPIGAAGGPNLYGFVANDPINQTDILGMGSEDEITKLKPFEVKAKRPPETGGIIGFSLGDMYDYDFGSPGIIVVGPIGDISGNAPNKPDCATLKAQLAAAQNTQAKYDRRFGQGGEYSGFGGLLDAIDPVDLTSVTSALSSLGAGARADYLLKTVERTGRSLQGEMTYYPNRAAKWSTIGKVATVVGAGADGWALGNDISQGQWSNVPLDAGNIAADFYSFAAFTPGVGLGVAIGQAGINASLAAYKFSAAKQDLGNTFLSAARAKVTQRAATAKVAELESEMAANGCK